One Candidatus Sulfurimonas baltica DNA segment encodes these proteins:
- the efp gene encoding elongation factor P has translation MATIGMSDIKKNVRLIVGEVPYKVVEFQHVKPGKGAAFVRMKMKSFLNGKVVDKTVHAGDKFEVPIIDFKTMQYLYDDGEMYQFMDNETYDQLGLSYEQCDDAAKWLKDGTNVDMIFFKGNAISVAAPETMELIITETPPNFKGDTSSGSKKPATLETGAVVQVPYHVLEGDLVKVNTVDCEYLEKVK, from the coding sequence ATGGCAACTATCGGAATGAGCGATATCAAAAAAAATGTTCGTCTAATTGTAGGTGAAGTACCATATAAAGTGGTAGAGTTTCAACATGTTAAACCAGGTAAGGGTGCAGCATTTGTACGTATGAAAATGAAAAGTTTTTTAAATGGTAAAGTTGTTGACAAAACAGTTCATGCCGGTGATAAGTTTGAAGTTCCGATAATTGATTTCAAAACAATGCAGTACCTTTATGATGATGGTGAAATGTACCAGTTTATGGACAATGAAACTTATGACCAACTTGGTCTATCGTATGAGCAGTGTGACGATGCTGCAAAATGGTTAAAAGACGGAACTAATGTTGATATGATTTTCTTTAAAGGCAATGCTATTTCAGTTGCTGCTCCTGAAACAATGGAGTTAATTATTACTGAGACTCCTCCAAACTTTAAAGGCGATACTTCAAGCGGAAGTAAAAAACCGGCAACTCTTGAGACAGGGGCTGTTGTTCAAGTTCCTTACCATGTTTTAGAGGGTGACTTAGTAAAAGTAAACACTGTTGATTGTGAATATTTAGAAAAAGTTAAATAA
- a CDS encoding c-type cytochrome encodes MRFFLILFLLLSLSQAQTPYEAGKYIYIQKGCYSCHGNNLEGLHEYPHLANRAKGYMSYKLKYFRSKKADTQQQEMMIAYASGLSDADIDNLTTYMYEFVKDESAQRYDDSFQTSGDGGS; translated from the coding sequence TTGCGTTTTTTTCTTATACTGTTTTTATTACTCTCTTTGTCCCAAGCTCAGACACCTTACGAAGCAGGGAAATATATATATATACAAAAAGGGTGCTATAGTTGCCATGGCAATAATCTCGAAGGTTTGCATGAGTACCCACATCTGGCAAATAGAGCCAAGGGCTATATGAGTTACAAACTTAAATACTTCCGCTCCAAAAAAGCAGACACACAGCAACAAGAGATGATGATAGCTTATGCCTCTGGTCTAAGTGATGCAGATATAGACAATTTAACAACCTACATGTATGAGTTTGTAAAGGATGAGAGTGCACAAAGATATGATGACAGCTTTCAAACATCAGGAGACGGTGGATCATGA
- the tgt gene encoding tRNA guanosine(34) transglycosylase Tgt: MEFTLDATSKNARACTIKTAHSTIKTPVFMPVGTVGSVKSLDMEDVLDILGAEIILANTYHMYLRPGDKTVAKMGKLHKFTTFPKSFLTDSGGFQAFSLSSMTKHKENGIEFRSHIDGSKHLFTPSKVIDIQNNLGSDIMMILDDLVALPATQERIALSIDRTTKWAQESIEYHKANQAKGIGTEQNIFAIIQGGTDKAFRTKSATELCALTDYDGFAIGGLSVGEANQDMYDTVEHTVQYMPKDKPRYLMGVGTPEDLVENVERGIDMFDCVMPTRNARNGTLFTSFGKINIKGAKFKEDELPIDPECTCLTCKRYTRSYINHLIRAKELSYFRLATIHNLHYYLNLMREMREAILEDRFAEFKTEFYKKRS, from the coding sequence ATGGAATTTACTTTAGATGCCACTTCAAAAAATGCTCGCGCTTGTACAATTAAAACAGCTCACTCAACTATTAAAACACCGGTTTTTATGCCAGTTGGGACTGTTGGGAGTGTTAAGTCACTTGACATGGAGGATGTTCTTGATATACTTGGAGCTGAGATAATTCTTGCAAACACTTATCACATGTACTTAAGACCTGGCGATAAGACCGTTGCTAAAATGGGTAAACTGCACAAGTTTACGACCTTCCCTAAAAGTTTTTTAACAGACAGCGGAGGGTTTCAAGCATTTAGCCTTAGCAGCATGACCAAACATAAAGAAAACGGCATTGAATTTCGCTCTCACATAGATGGCTCAAAACACCTTTTTACTCCTAGTAAAGTTATAGATATTCAAAACAATCTTGGCTCAGATATCATGATGATATTAGATGATTTAGTTGCTCTTCCTGCTACTCAGGAGAGAATTGCTCTCTCTATTGACAGAACAACAAAGTGGGCGCAAGAGTCAATAGAGTACCATAAAGCAAATCAGGCAAAAGGAATCGGCACAGAGCAAAACATCTTTGCAATTATTCAAGGTGGAACGGACAAAGCTTTCAGGACTAAGAGTGCAACTGAACTTTGCGCTTTAACAGACTATGACGGTTTTGCTATCGGCGGACTAAGTGTTGGAGAGGCAAATCAGGACATGTACGATACAGTTGAGCATACTGTCCAATATATGCCAAAAGACAAACCTCGCTACCTAATGGGTGTTGGAACTCCTGAAGACCTAGTAGAAAACGTTGAGCGCGGTATCGACATGTTTGACTGTGTAATGCCCACAAGAAATGCTAGAAATGGAACTCTTTTTACATCATTTGGTAAAATAAACATTAAAGGGGCAAAGTTTAAAGAGGACGAGCTGCCGATAGATCCGGAGTGTACATGTCTTACATGTAAAAGATATACTCGCTCATATATCAACCATCTTATCAGAGCAAAAGAGCTCTCATACTTTAGACTAGCAACTATTCACAACCTTCACTACTATCTAAATCTAATGAGAGAGATGAGAGAGGCTATACTTGAAGATAGATTTGCAGAGTTTAAAACAGAGTTTTATAAAAAACGCTCTTAA
- a CDS encoding M18 family aminopeptidase, with product MNKQDFNEGLLGFLDASPTPFHATKNMAMMFSNAGFTKLDEAGKWELQKGEKYYLTRNDSSIIAFTYSDNKNYTMVGTHTDSPNLKLKPNPVIKEHGVVKLGVEPYGGLLLNPWFDRDLSLAGRVTYLNSQNIIKDALIDVKKAIAVIPSLAIHLDREVNNTKSINAQTDITPVLTCNEDFTKETGGFEFDNFIKEQLLHVGIDDVKELYANELSFYDTQNASFVGLNDDFIASARVDNLLSCYVGMLSICSVDAQTPMLFIASDHEEVGSASTSGAAGSFLENTLRRLYSDYEEYMQLIRTSLFISADNAHAVHPNYPSKHDKEHSPYINRGSVIKVNANQRYASNSKTISRFLNVASSLGEPTQNYVTRSDMGCGSTVGPITATRLGIDTLDVGLPTFAMHSIRELCGADDAYSLYNIILGFND from the coding sequence ATGAATAAACAAGATTTTAATGAAGGGTTGTTAGGCTTTTTAGATGCTTCGCCGACACCTTTTCATGCTACGAAAAATATGGCAATGATGTTTTCTAATGCCGGATTTACCAAGCTTGATGAAGCCGGTAAATGGGAGTTGCAAAAGGGAGAGAAGTACTACCTTACTAGAAACGACTCTTCGATTATAGCTTTTACATATTCTGATAATAAAAACTACACGATGGTAGGGACGCACACCGACTCCCCAAATCTGAAGCTAAAACCAAATCCTGTTATAAAAGAGCATGGGGTTGTAAAACTTGGAGTTGAACCTTACGGCGGGCTACTTTTAAACCCTTGGTTTGACAGAGATTTATCTCTGGCGGGAAGAGTGACATACTTAAATTCACAAAACATTATAAAAGATGCCCTGATAGATGTTAAAAAAGCTATTGCTGTTATCCCCTCTCTCGCTATCCACTTAGACAGAGAAGTTAACAACACTAAAAGCATAAATGCACAAACAGATATAACTCCTGTTCTTACATGTAATGAAGATTTTACTAAAGAAACCGGAGGTTTTGAATTTGACAATTTTATAAAAGAACAGCTTCTACATGTAGGGATTGACGATGTAAAAGAACTATATGCGAATGAGCTTAGTTTTTATGACACTCAAAATGCCTCTTTTGTCGGGTTGAATGATGATTTTATAGCAAGTGCGAGAGTTGACAATCTTCTTAGCTGTTACGTTGGGATGCTAAGTATTTGCAGTGTTGATGCGCAGACACCTATGCTTTTTATTGCAAGCGACCATGAAGAGGTGGGAAGTGCTTCCACCTCAGGTGCAGCAGGTTCATTTTTGGAAAATACACTTAGAAGACTCTATAGTGATTACGAAGAGTATATGCAGTTAATAAGAACATCACTCTTTATCTCTGCGGACAATGCACATGCAGTCCATCCAAACTACCCATCTAAGCACGACAAAGAGCACTCTCCATACATAAATAGAGGGAGCGTTATAAAAGTAAATGCAAATCAGAGATATGCTTCAAACTCTAAAACAATTTCAAGGTTTTTAAATGTAGCATCTTCTCTGGGTGAGCCAACTCAAAACTATGTAACAAGAAGTGATATGGGATGCGGCTCAACAGTAGGTCCAATAACAGCTACAAGGCTTGGTATTGACACCTTAGACGTGGGACTTCCTACTTTTGCCATGCACTCAATAAGGGAGCTTTGCGGAGCAGATGATGCCTACTCTTTGTATAATATTATTTTAGGGTTTAATGACTGA
- the lpxB gene encoding lipid-A-disaccharide synthase, whose translation MKILVSALEHSANIHLKSLKKELSEDVEFVGIFDSELGDSIIDLRSLAIMGFVDAIKKLRFFFKLNTQMANLAKDVDKVLLIDSSGFNLPLAKKIKKMHPDKEIIYYILPQAWAWKPKRIPVLEKTIDHLASILPFEKGYYSKNAPITYVGHPLLDIIKEYKEELNLHVEKIAFMPGSRKGEINKLMPIYKELQKKLHVEATIVIPEHFSQHDIKELYGDLSGFKIAHNAHKTLLDSDFAFICSGTATLEAALIGTPFILTYIAKPLDYFIASKLVKLNHIGLSNIMFTKFNKRDMHPEFIQDNVTVDNLLKAFSEYDRSEFLSDSKALRKYLQHGSSKNVALIIEGK comes from the coding sequence ATGAAGATTTTAGTTAGTGCCTTAGAGCACTCTGCAAATATACACCTGAAATCTCTAAAAAAAGAGTTAAGTGAAGATGTAGAGTTTGTTGGTATATTTGACAGTGAACTCGGTGATAGCATTATTGATTTAAGAAGCCTTGCTATTATGGGTTTTGTCGATGCTATTAAAAAACTGAGATTTTTCTTTAAATTAAACACTCAGATGGCAAACTTAGCTAAAGATGTAGATAAAGTTTTACTTATAGACTCATCAGGCTTTAACCTGCCTCTTGCTAAAAAAATTAAAAAAATGCACCCCGATAAAGAGATAATCTACTATATTTTACCTCAGGCATGGGCTTGGAAACCAAAGCGTATACCAGTGCTTGAAAAAACCATAGACCATTTAGCTTCTATACTTCCGTTTGAAAAAGGGTATTACTCAAAAAATGCTCCAATCACCTATGTAGGGCACCCTCTTCTTGATATTATAAAAGAGTATAAAGAGGAACTAAATCTACATGTAGAAAAAATTGCCTTTATGCCAGGAAGTAGAAAAGGTGAGATAAACAAGCTTATGCCCATATATAAAGAGCTTCAAAAAAAGCTACATGTAGAAGCTACTATTGTTATACCAGAACATTTCAGCCAACACGATATAAAAGAACTTTATGGTGATTTAAGCGGCTTTAAAATAGCTCACAACGCACATAAAACACTTCTGGATTCTGACTTTGCATTTATATGCAGTGGAACTGCTACGCTAGAAGCAGCACTTATTGGAACTCCTTTTATATTAACATATATAGCAAAACCACTTGACTACTTTATAGCAAGCAAACTTGTAAAATTAAACCATATAGGACTTAGTAATATAATGTTTACAAAGTTTAACAAGAGAGATATGCACCCTGAGTTTATCCAAGATAATGTTACGGTAGATAATTTACTTAAAGCCTTCAGTGAGTATGACAGAAGTGAATTTTTAAGTGACTCAAAAGCATTAAGAAAATACTTGCAACATGGAAGTTCAAAAAATGTTGCATTAATAATAGAGGGAAAATAA
- the dnaE gene encoding DNA polymerase III subunit alpha: MSAQPFTHLHLHTEYSLLDGANKLSNLVSRVKELGMTSVAMTDHGNMFGAIDFYQQMKGAGIKPIIGMEGYIHNGDTLDDKSTKQRFHICLFAKNQKGYENLMYLSSKAFIDGFYYFPRINKKELREHSEGLICTSACLQGEVNWHLNLQNERNVRNGALGYVGAVAVAQEYKDIFGDDFYLELMRHGIGDQLFIDDQVLKISKELDIKIVATNDTHYTYPGDAQYHEAFMCIGMNKLYDDPNRMRHSVHEFYLKSPEQMARIFADIPEALTHTQEIVDKCNLELKLGDPIPPNFKFTPEYSKNDGLDINHEDDSPLASDASLEDKKKWFSGIDKNDAEYFIHRCEVGLIERLKHVSEEKHEEYRDRLKFEMDVINSMKFPGYMLIVWDFVKVAKERGIAVGPGRGSAAGSLVAYSLDITDIDPMKYDLLFERFLNPERVSMPDIDMDFMQARRGEVIDYVVEKYGRNQVAQIITFGSLLAKGVIRDVARVLDMPLSQADKMAKLIPDELGITLNGKTKNGDFIAGAFQKEPKLQELIESDANSKRVWEFAKKLEGLKRNSGIHAAGVVISNEELWYKTPIYKPSGETTFVTQYSLNYLEDVDLIKFDFLGLKTLDVIDNAIKLIKRRYDKDVVWHKIDENDPKVYDVIRGGDTVGMFQIESSGMQDLNKRLKPDNFEDLIAVLALYRPGPMESGMLDSFIERKHGREAIEYTFDTMESILGKTYGVIVYQEQVMQIVQTIGGFSLGYSDIIRRAMGKKKDMSVFNHEFSDGAQKQGYDYDKASKLFDLIEKFAGYGFNKSHSAAYAMITFQTAWLKTYYPNEFMAALLTSDKDNTDKVVRYIDEVKRMGIELSPPDVNDSYMEFSAITKDDKEIILFGLGAIKGVGGAAVESIIQTREQDGEFTSIENFVNRIDPSKVNKRFVESSIKSGGFDRFGYSRKALLDQIELIVETAKDAATARKNAVGSLFGDDEEITTVKLSLKNSDEYELKEILEFEKETLGFYVSGHPLDKYREQMSELNYTMSSEIESVKDGSSAIFIGKVEEIQKKVSKKGNQFGIVNLMDFHGNVEIMLFSDKLDELNEMNLEEPVAFKTKITHTEMFTRIGVSKIMTLKEAIKETKKTKKEVREAPLEPIHLAIRLDSETTILDELYTLVRQNPGNRELKLTIISKLQNVVIDSAIRVDSKILTALDGNLHVDILS; this comes from the coding sequence ATGAGTGCACAACCTTTCACACATTTACATCTTCATACTGAGTATTCACTACTAGATGGTGCAAACAAACTAAGCAATTTAGTCTCTCGCGTTAAAGAGCTTGGTATGACTTCGGTTGCTATGACTGACCATGGAAATATGTTCGGTGCAATCGACTTTTATCAGCAGATGAAAGGTGCGGGAATTAAACCCATTATTGGAATGGAAGGTTATATTCATAATGGCGACACACTAGATGACAAAAGTACAAAACAGCGTTTTCACATCTGCCTTTTTGCTAAAAATCAAAAGGGTTATGAGAACCTTATGTATCTATCCTCTAAAGCTTTTATAGATGGCTTTTACTATTTTCCCCGCATAAATAAAAAAGAGCTTCGTGAACATAGCGAAGGGCTTATCTGTACATCTGCATGTCTTCAGGGTGAAGTAAACTGGCACCTTAACCTGCAAAATGAGAGAAATGTAAGAAATGGCGCTTTGGGATACGTCGGAGCGGTTGCTGTTGCACAAGAGTATAAGGATATATTCGGCGATGACTTTTACCTTGAGCTTATGCGTCATGGTATAGGTGACCAGCTATTTATAGATGATCAGGTACTTAAGATATCAAAAGAGTTAGATATAAAAATAGTTGCTACAAATGACACTCACTACACATACCCGGGTGATGCTCAGTATCATGAAGCGTTTATGTGCATAGGGATGAATAAACTCTATGATGACCCTAACCGTATGCGCCACTCAGTACATGAGTTTTACTTGAAATCTCCAGAGCAGATGGCAAGAATATTTGCAGATATTCCAGAAGCACTCACACACACTCAGGAGATAGTTGATAAGTGTAACTTAGAGCTTAAGCTGGGTGACCCGATTCCGCCAAATTTTAAATTTACTCCTGAGTACTCTAAAAATGATGGTCTAGATATAAATCATGAAGATGATTCTCCACTTGCATCCGATGCCTCACTAGAAGATAAAAAAAAGTGGTTTAGCGGGATTGACAAGAATGATGCAGAGTACTTTATACATCGTTGTGAAGTTGGCCTTATAGAGAGACTTAAGCATGTGTCAGAAGAAAAGCATGAAGAGTATAGAGATAGACTTAAGTTTGAGATGGATGTAATAAACTCAATGAAGTTTCCCGGCTATATGTTGATTGTTTGGGATTTTGTAAAGGTTGCTAAAGAGAGAGGTATAGCGGTTGGTCCTGGTCGTGGTTCTGCTGCTGGGAGTCTGGTTGCATATTCACTAGATATTACAGACATTGACCCTATGAAATACGACCTCCTCTTTGAGAGATTCCTAAATCCTGAACGTGTTTCAATGCCCGATATAGATATGGACTTTATGCAAGCACGTCGCGGAGAGGTTATAGACTATGTTGTTGAGAAGTACGGACGTAATCAGGTAGCTCAGATTATTACCTTTGGTTCTCTACTAGCTAAAGGGGTTATAAGAGATGTTGCCCGTGTACTTGATATGCCGCTTTCTCAAGCTGACAAGATGGCAAAACTTATACCTGATGAACTTGGTATTACTCTAAATGGTAAAACAAAAAACGGCGACTTTATAGCTGGGGCTTTTCAAAAAGAGCCAAAACTCCAAGAGCTTATAGAGAGCGATGCAAACTCAAAGAGAGTATGGGAATTTGCTAAGAAGCTAGAGGGTCTTAAACGTAACTCAGGTATACATGCAGCGGGTGTTGTTATCTCTAATGAAGAGCTATGGTATAAGACACCTATATATAAACCTTCAGGTGAGACAACCTTTGTAACTCAGTACTCACTTAACTATCTTGAAGATGTTGACCTTATAAAATTTGACTTCCTTGGTCTTAAAACTCTTGATGTTATAGATAATGCTATTAAGCTGATAAAGAGAAGATATGACAAAGATGTAGTTTGGCATAAAATAGATGAGAATGACCCTAAGGTTTATGATGTAATCCGTGGAGGAGACACTGTAGGAATGTTTCAAATAGAGTCCTCCGGTATGCAGGATTTAAATAAACGACTAAAGCCGGACAACTTTGAGGACTTGATTGCGGTCTTGGCACTTTACCGTCCTGGTCCTATGGAGTCTGGAATGCTTGACAGTTTTATTGAGAGAAAGCATGGGCGTGAGGCTATTGAGTACACTTTTGACACTATGGAGTCTATTCTTGGAAAGACTTACGGGGTCATCGTTTATCAAGAACAGGTAATGCAGATAGTTCAGACTATCGGTGGTTTTTCTCTTGGATATTCTGACATTATCCGTCGTGCCATGGGTAAGAAAAAAGACATGAGTGTTTTTAATCATGAGTTTAGTGACGGTGCACAAAAGCAGGGTTATGATTATGATAAGGCCTCAAAACTATTTGATTTGATTGAGAAGTTTGCAGGGTATGGTTTTAACAAGTCTCACTCGGCAGCCTATGCGATGATTACCTTTCAGACTGCATGGCTGAAGACATACTATCCAAATGAGTTTATGGCGGCACTTTTAACCTCGGACAAGGACAACACAGATAAAGTTGTTCGTTATATCGATGAGGTAAAGAGAATGGGAATTGAGCTCTCTCCTCCTGATGTAAATGACTCATACATGGAGTTTTCCGCAATAACTAAAGATGACAAAGAGATAATTCTTTTTGGTTTAGGTGCCATTAAGGGAGTAGGTGGGGCTGCTGTTGAGTCGATTATTCAAACTAGGGAACAAGATGGTGAGTTTACCTCGATTGAGAATTTTGTAAACCGTATAGACCCATCAAAAGTAAATAAACGATTTGTAGAATCAAGTATAAAGTCAGGTGGTTTTGACAGGTTTGGCTACTCGAGAAAAGCTCTTTTAGACCAGATAGAACTAATAGTTGAAACTGCTAAAGATGCTGCAACTGCCAGAAAAAATGCCGTTGGCAGTCTCTTTGGCGATGATGAAGAGATTACCACTGTAAAATTATCTCTTAAAAACTCGGATGAATATGAGCTAAAAGAGATTTTGGAATTTGAAAAGGAGACCTTGGGATTTTACGTATCAGGACATCCGCTTGATAAGTATAGAGAACAGATGTCTGAATTAAACTACACTATGTCATCAGAGATTGAGAGTGTAAAAGACGGCTCCAGTGCGATTTTTATTGGAAAAGTAGAAGAGATACAAAAAAAAGTATCTAAAAAAGGAAATCAGTTTGGTATAGTAAATCTTATGGACTTTCATGGAAATGTCGAGATTATGCTTTTCTCGGATAAGCTCGATGAACTAAACGAGATGAACCTAGAAGAACCTGTGGCATTTAAAACTAAAATAACACACACAGAGATGTTTACTCGTATAGGCGTAAGTAAGATAATGACACTAAAAGAGGCAATTAAAGAGACTAAAAAGACTAAAAAAGAGGTTAGAGAAGCACCACTTGAGCCTATACATTTGGCAATTAGACTAGATAGTGAAACAACAATTTTAGATGAGCTTTATACACTTGTCCGCCAAAATCCAGGTAACAGAGAACTAAAACTTACGATAATTTCTAAGCTTCAAAACGTTGTGATTGACTCTGCCATAAGAGTTGACAGTAAGATATTGACTGCTTTAGACGGCAATCTACATGTAGATATATTAAGTTAA
- a CDS encoding dihydroorotase: MVIQNAVICDCDGQREADIRIEDGVITQIDVNLSDAHIVDAKGSYFMPLLVETNIRLQDSILNSKNIRSIAEQALSGGVGHVVLNADSTPAIDSEIVLEFAQNGLHDLSGAKVDLMINTLKEDATLSNIAILLKRGAIAPYMSTIAKNDVAIKIAQYCQMYDVTLFCKAEDNSLIKSGVMLDGDVSSKLGLAGIPDLSEVLHVSRMIEIARHFKIRILFKSIASPHSVSLITQAKKDGVDVRCEVSIHHLIKSDEACENFNTTAKLDPPLACKSDVKLLQEALKNNQIDVLTTLHQPSSPVNKEVAFFDAAYGCEALSEAMPLYYTKLVESKMINMSELVKLAAKNSAKSIKQDYGTIHVGQSVSAMLFNPNIKVTITNEQSLYNGEELSGKVTAIFDGNRVTEF, encoded by the coding sequence ATGGTTATACAAAATGCAGTAATCTGTGACTGTGATGGGCAAAGAGAAGCTGATATTCGCATAGAAGATGGAGTTATTACACAGATAGATGTAAATCTATCAGATGCTCATATTGTTGATGCTAAGGGCTCATACTTTATGCCGCTTTTAGTAGAGACAAACATAAGACTGCAAGACTCGATTTTAAACTCTAAAAACATCAGGTCTATCGCAGAACAAGCACTTAGCGGTGGGGTGGGACATGTTGTGTTAAATGCAGACAGCACTCCTGCAATAGATAGTGAAATAGTTTTAGAATTTGCTCAAAATGGTCTTCATGACTTAAGTGGTGCAAAGGTTGACTTGATGATTAACACACTAAAAGAGGATGCAACCCTTAGCAATATAGCAATTCTTTTAAAAAGAGGCGCAATAGCTCCCTATATGAGTACGATTGCCAAAAATGATGTGGCAATTAAAATAGCTCAGTATTGTCAGATGTATGATGTTACTCTGTTTTGTAAAGCGGAGGATAACTCACTTATTAAAAGTGGTGTGATGCTCGATGGAGATGTAAGCTCGAAACTAGGTCTAGCAGGGATACCGGACCTTAGTGAAGTTTTGCATGTATCTCGTATGATTGAGATAGCAAGACACTTTAAAATCAGAATTCTTTTTAAATCAATCGCTTCTCCTCACTCTGTCTCTTTAATAACTCAGGCAAAAAAAGATGGTGTAGATGTAAGGTGTGAAGTCTCTATTCATCATCTTATAAAGTCAGATGAGGCTTGTGAAAACTTCAATACAACTGCAAAACTTGACCCGCCACTTGCTTGTAAAAGTGATGTAAAACTTCTGCAAGAAGCACTTAAAAACAATCAGATAGATGTGCTTACTACTCTGCACCAGCCAAGTTCTCCTGTAAATAAAGAGGTTGCTTTTTTTGATGCAGCTTATGGGTGTGAAGCACTTAGTGAAGCGATGCCACTTTACTACACAAAACTTGTAGAGTCAAAAATGATTAACATGAGTGAGTTAGTAAAACTTGCAGCTAAAAATAGTGCCAAGAGTATTAAACAAGATTATGGAACTATACATGTAGGTCAGAGTGTAAGCGCAATGTTGTTTAATCCGAATATAAAAGTAACTATCACAAATGAACAGTCACTTTATAATGGTGAAGAGCTTAGCGGAAAAGTAACTGCTATATTTGACGGAAATAGAGTAACTGAGTTTTAA
- a CDS encoding sensor histidine kinase, whose product MSSITPQELNLLIEQTYKVENDFNELKSSYAHLQDTVEKVVEFLPNAIWILNDDGSVFLQNSQAKSLSELLELLEPKNNDYEVSFNKNSYLIKSSSYKDKVMLSATDITEQKRKENLATMGQMAAHLSHEIRNPIGSISLLNSTLKNRVLPENLPIVEEIQKSVSRIERIIKATLMFSKGVEANISPFMWSDLQEELNMLVGYYGYTKDITFIFPTQKFILNADKGLLEMLFSNFLANAIDAIELDENEDGIVEIIYKKKGNFHVFYIYDTGVEIENTTELFEAFKSTKVKGNGLGLVLSRQIAQAHGGSVELLRGEKKGFEIKIAV is encoded by the coding sequence ATGTCCAGTATAACACCCCAAGAGTTAAACCTCTTAATAGAGCAGACTTACAAGGTTGAGAATGATTTTAATGAGCTAAAAAGCTCTTATGCCCATCTGCAAGATACAGTAGAGAAAGTTGTAGAGTTTTTGCCAAATGCCATCTGGATACTAAACGATGATGGTTCTGTTTTTTTGCAAAACTCACAGGCTAAATCTTTATCTGAACTGTTGGAACTTCTTGAGCCTAAAAACAATGACTATGAAGTATCATTTAATAAAAATTCCTACTTGATAAAAAGCTCATCTTACAAAGATAAAGTGATGCTTAGTGCTACAGATATAACAGAGCAAAAAAGAAAAGAGAACCTCGCAACTATGGGGCAAATGGCCGCTCATCTCTCACACGAGATAAGAAATCCAATCGGTTCTATATCCCTTTTAAATTCAACTCTTAAAAATAGAGTTCTACCAGAAAACTTGCCAATAGTCGAAGAGATACAAAAATCAGTCTCTAGAATTGAGCGGATTATCAAGGCAACGCTAATGTTTAGTAAAGGAGTTGAAGCAAACATATCCCCTTTTATGTGGAGTGACCTTCAAGAAGAGTTAAATATGTTAGTCGGGTATTACGGCTACACCAAAGATATAACTTTTATTTTCCCAACTCAAAAATTTATACTCAATGCAGATAAGGGTCTTTTAGAGATGCTTTTTTCTAATTTTTTGGCAAATGCTATCGATGCAATAGAGTTGGATGAGAATGAAGATGGGATTGTGGAAATTATTTACAAAAAAAAGGGCAACTTTCACGTTTTTTATATATATGACACAGGTGTTGAAATTGAAAATACTACAGAGCTGTTTGAAGCATTTAAAAGTACTAAAGTTAAAGGTAACGGGCTTGGACTGGTTTTGTCGAGACAAATTGCACAAGCGCATGGGGGCAGTGTTGAACTTTTACGAGGAGAAAAAAAAGGGTTTGAGATAAAAATAGCTGTTTAA